In Erythrobacter sp. F6033, a single genomic region encodes these proteins:
- a CDS encoding ETC complex I subunit has translation MTARIYQQPKSAMQSGKAKTDTWVLEFEQSEARRPDPLMGWTGSGDTQAQVKLNFPTKDAAKVYAEKYGITARVHATPPKSLKLQAYADNFK, from the coding sequence ATGACCGCAAGAATCTACCAACAACCGAAAAGCGCGATGCAATCGGGCAAAGCCAAGACAGACACTTGGGTGCTTGAGTTTGAGCAAAGCGAGGCACGTAGACCGGATCCTCTGATGGGTTGGACCGGAAGCGGCGATACGCAGGCTCAGGTGAAGCTGAATTTCCCAACTAAAGACGCTGCGAAAGTCTATGCCGAAAAATACGGTATAACCGCGCGCGTTCACGCTACGCCGCCAAAGTCGCTTAAGCTTCAGGCCTACGCCGATAATTTCAAGTGA
- the hrpB gene encoding ATP-dependent helicase HrpB encodes MSRLLPIHAVLPEICAALSKRGAAVLIAPPGAGKTTAVAPALISENWCEGQIIITSPRRVAARAAAERMAEMLGEKPGETVGYMTRLDTKVSGTTRIVVMTEAILVNKLVDDPELPGVSALLFDEAHERHLDSDLGLALALETRSVLREDLRVLVMSATIDGTRFAQLLGDEAPVIESEGRSFPLEIKWLGSNPSQSVEEQIVSGVMTAWRDQDGDILAFLPGVREIERVRERLETRLPEAPILPLHGQVEPREQRLAIKRDPDGRRRIVLATAIAETSLTLDGVSIVVDSGLARHAEFDRAAGTTHLVTHRASQAAATQRAGRAARQGPGIAYRLWEEGGHGGRPEFSPPEIETADLAPLLLKLAKWGAVDPVSLAWLDSPPSASIETGYASLRAMGALDTNNRITAWGEKIARLPLDPVSAAAVLFGARSGEAHEVAELIVLLQERGLGGRGEDLLQRASRWKSERGKRADAARNLAQRWSKHAQSLAEKEAEPLSNPGLHVAMAKPDFVARRRDASGEQWLTAGGRGFQLDPASPLSRAEWIVIADAQGQAKGARITSAVEMSTHEVETVLRNRIEKHSTIRWNEKEKRVETRLEKRLGAITISSGPDPEPDAAQVVSILVEKALDDLVTLLPEGFLARACFAGIGVLSEDALLDSAQLWLAPLLEGRRDLNLPAHQFAEAALGVLDWDTRQALDERAPQKFISPAQTSHAVDYASDDAPSIEVRVQALFGLDRHPMIGSTPLLLKLTSPAGRPIQSTRDLPGFWRGSWSDVAKDMKGRYPKHRWPDQPWVEKPSLKTKNAFNRS; translated from the coding sequence GTGTCCCGCTTGCTTCCCATTCACGCCGTATTACCGGAGATATGCGCCGCGCTTTCTAAGCGCGGGGCCGCTGTCTTGATTGCCCCGCCTGGGGCAGGCAAGACGACTGCAGTCGCGCCTGCCTTGATCAGTGAAAATTGGTGCGAAGGTCAGATCATTATTACATCGCCCAGACGCGTTGCGGCGCGTGCTGCCGCTGAAAGAATGGCCGAAATGCTTGGCGAAAAGCCGGGGGAAACCGTCGGCTATATGACGCGGCTGGATACGAAAGTGTCCGGTACAACCCGCATTGTCGTGATGACCGAAGCCATTTTGGTGAACAAGCTCGTTGATGATCCGGAATTGCCTGGCGTATCCGCGCTTCTGTTTGACGAAGCGCATGAGCGGCATTTGGACAGCGACCTTGGACTGGCGCTTGCATTGGAAACGCGCAGCGTTTTGCGTGAAGATCTGCGCGTGCTTGTCATGTCGGCGACGATCGATGGCACACGTTTCGCGCAGCTGCTTGGCGATGAGGCACCAGTCATCGAAAGCGAAGGGCGCAGCTTTCCTTTAGAAATCAAATGGCTTGGCAGCAATCCCTCGCAATCTGTCGAGGAGCAGATCGTAAGTGGAGTCATGACTGCTTGGCGTGATCAAGATGGAGACATACTCGCATTTCTTCCCGGCGTTCGCGAAATCGAGCGAGTTCGCGAGAGACTGGAGACGCGCCTTCCAGAAGCACCAATTTTGCCTCTGCATGGGCAGGTGGAGCCACGTGAACAGCGTCTTGCGATAAAGCGCGATCCAGATGGACGGAGGCGGATTGTCCTAGCAACAGCCATTGCGGAGACCTCATTGACACTGGACGGCGTATCTATTGTCGTCGACAGCGGTCTCGCGCGCCATGCCGAGTTTGATCGGGCGGCTGGCACCACCCATCTTGTGACCCACAGAGCGAGTCAGGCCGCTGCAACCCAGCGTGCAGGGCGCGCCGCTCGTCAAGGTCCGGGCATTGCCTATCGTCTTTGGGAAGAGGGCGGGCATGGCGGGAGGCCGGAGTTCTCTCCACCCGAGATCGAAACTGCAGATTTGGCGCCGCTCCTGCTCAAGCTCGCGAAGTGGGGTGCGGTCGACCCGGTCTCGCTCGCTTGGCTGGATTCTCCGCCAAGCGCCTCAATAGAAACTGGATACGCCAGTCTGCGCGCAATGGGAGCGCTCGATACCAATAACCGCATCACAGCTTGGGGCGAGAAAATCGCGCGGCTTCCGCTCGATCCAGTGTCGGCTGCGGCGGTCCTGTTTGGCGCACGCAGTGGTGAAGCGCACGAAGTGGCGGAGCTCATAGTGCTACTGCAGGAGAGAGGGCTGGGCGGACGCGGCGAAGATTTGTTGCAACGCGCCTCTCGCTGGAAGAGTGAACGTGGCAAGCGGGCCGATGCCGCGCGTAACCTTGCGCAACGCTGGAGCAAGCACGCACAATCTCTGGCGGAAAAGGAAGCAGAACCACTCTCAAATCCAGGGCTACATGTCGCAATGGCGAAACCGGATTTCGTTGCAAGACGCCGTGATGCGAGCGGCGAGCAATGGCTGACAGCTGGCGGAAGAGGATTCCAACTTGACCCGGCGTCACCCCTTTCAAGAGCGGAATGGATCGTGATCGCCGATGCTCAAGGTCAAGCTAAGGGAGCTCGGATCACGTCGGCGGTTGAAATGAGCACGCATGAAGTTGAGACTGTGCTTCGGAATCGAATCGAAAAGCACTCGACAATACGCTGGAACGAAAAAGAAAAGCGGGTTGAGACGCGATTGGAGAAGCGGCTTGGTGCGATCACCATTTCGAGCGGCCCTGATCCCGAACCAGACGCGGCGCAGGTCGTCAGTATTCTTGTTGAAAAAGCTCTCGACGATCTGGTGACGTTATTGCCCGAGGGATTTCTGGCTAGAGCGTGTTTCGCTGGCATCGGTGTGCTTAGCGAAGATGCGCTGCTTGATAGCGCTCAACTTTGGCTTGCGCCTCTATTGGAAGGGCGCCGCGACCTCAATCTTCCTGCGCACCAGTTCGCCGAAGCAGCGCTGGGGGTGTTGGATTGGGACACAAGGCAGGCTTTGGACGAACGCGCCCCGCAGAAATTCATTTCGCCAGCGCAGACAAGCCATGCTGTCGACTACGCCAGCGACGATGCGCCGAGCATAGAGGTCCGCGTGCAGGCATTGTTTGGTCTAGACCGTCATCCGATGATCGGCAGCACGCCGCTTTTGCTCAAGCTAACCAGTCCTGCAGGACGGCCAATTCAATCGACGCGGGATTTGCCGGGCTTTTGGCGCGGGAGCTGGTCCGATGTCGCGAAGGATATGAAGGGCAGATACCCCAAACATCGCTGGCCCGATCAGCCATGGGTGGAAAAGCCGAGCCTCAAGACGAAAAACGCCTTCAATCGAAGCTAG
- a CDS encoding polyprenyl synthetase family protein, whose translation MSAEVVPLPRKHPTLDPMLSLTANGMNSVNSVILDRMQSEIPLIPRLAGHLISGGGKRLRPMLTLAGAELVGYQGTRHHKLAAAVEFIHTATLLHDDVVDGSELRRGKAAANIIFGNPATVLVGDFLFSRAFELMTEDGSLKVLKILSHASAVIAEGEVSQLSAQRQISTSEEQYLHIIGAKTAALFAAASQISAVVAECSEEQERALEEYGRNLGVAFQLVDDAIDYDSEAAEMGKDQGDDFREGKMTLPVILAHARGDDEERKFWKAAISGHRTSDADLAHAITLIDSHNAVEDTREKARHFAQRAIDAISIFPESKARAAMGEAAQFAVARGY comes from the coding sequence ATGAGCGCAGAAGTCGTCCCTCTTCCTCGCAAGCATCCGACGCTGGACCCGATGCTGTCATTGACTGCCAACGGCATGAACTCGGTGAACTCCGTAATTCTTGACCGGATGCAGAGCGAAATCCCGCTTATTCCAAGACTTGCAGGTCATTTGATCTCAGGCGGTGGCAAACGGCTTCGCCCCATGCTCACACTCGCCGGTGCAGAACTGGTTGGGTATCAGGGTACGCGCCATCACAAGCTGGCAGCTGCTGTCGAATTCATCCACACGGCAACACTTCTGCATGATGATGTAGTCGATGGAAGCGAGCTGCGACGCGGCAAAGCGGCGGCAAACATCATCTTTGGCAATCCCGCTACGGTCTTGGTCGGTGACTTTCTGTTTAGCCGCGCATTCGAGTTGATGACCGAGGATGGCTCTCTCAAGGTATTGAAGATATTGAGCCATGCGAGTGCTGTGATCGCAGAAGGGGAAGTTTCGCAGCTTTCCGCCCAGCGCCAGATATCGACCAGCGAAGAGCAATATTTGCATATCATTGGTGCGAAAACCGCAGCACTTTTTGCTGCAGCAAGCCAGATTAGCGCCGTCGTTGCGGAATGCAGCGAAGAGCAAGAGCGAGCACTCGAGGAATATGGGCGCAATCTTGGCGTTGCATTCCAACTGGTTGATGACGCGATCGATTACGATTCTGAAGCCGCCGAAATGGGCAAGGATCAGGGTGATGACTTCCGCGAAGGCAAGATGACTTTGCCGGTCATACTCGCGCATGCTCGCGGTGACGACGAAGAGCGCAAATTCTGGAAGGCGGCAATTTCGGGCCACCGCACTTCGGACGCCGACCTCGCACATGCGATCACCTTGATCGACAGCCATAATGCGGTCGAAGACACGCGCGAGAAAGCGCGCCATTTCGCGCAACGCGCAATTGATGCGATTTCGATCTTCCCCGAGAGCAAAGCGCGTGCTGCGATGGGCGAAGCCGCGCAGTTTGCTGTAGCGCGGGGCTATTAA
- a CDS encoding chorismate mutase, which produces MSDETHQPPADDPQLAIFRKSIDNIDAAIIHMLAERFRITQAVGEYKARATLPPADPSREKRQIERLRKLSEAADLDPEFSEKFLRFIIEEVIRHHEKAREV; this is translated from the coding sequence ATGTCCGATGAAACGCACCAGCCGCCTGCCGACGATCCGCAATTGGCGATCTTCCGCAAGAGCATCGATAATATCGATGCCGCAATCATTCATATGCTCGCGGAGCGCTTTCGCATCACGCAAGCTGTGGGTGAGTATAAAGCAAGGGCGACACTCCCGCCGGCCGATCCTTCGCGCGAAAAACGACAGATTGAGCGGTTAAGGAAGCTATCCGAAGCCGCCGACCTCGACCCCGAGTTCAGCGAAAAGTTCCTGCGCTTCATTATCGAAGAGGTCATTCGCCACCACGAAAAGGCCCGCGAAGTATGA
- a CDS encoding HAMP domain-containing sensor histidine kinase — MGLIAAGWITMLLLLGGVALDRTLASQVRSNFDEQLEYVLTAMIASAEIDPFGDVYFYRSLGDQRFLEPNSGFYWQISGGETEPWPSRSLWDRTIEVRGDHFDNDAHFYDSDQFAGEPLRIAERTIILPGSETRWTFAVASATEEMDAQIQQVRAILIWSFLVLGLGLIAMALLQIRYGLQPLRRVRAAISRLRTSGENRITEPLPTEVQPLVEELNGLLEHSEKQAEEARTHAGNLAHALKTPLTVLTNAATARSPDLNEAVFRETRTMQRHVDHHLARARAVGRRAVGHARTDIRASAEAVRRAVERLYPSGRLDIAGKKDTMVAIERQDLDEILGNLIENAAKYGGGSVFVTIDTQPDNAECIIWVEDDGTGIPEEERARIFDRGARLDTGKPGTGLGLAIVRDVAEIYGGGVTLSESEDLGGLLVELRLPRA; from the coding sequence ATGGGGCTTATCGCGGCTGGCTGGATTACTATGCTGTTGCTGCTTGGTGGTGTGGCTCTTGACCGGACGTTAGCCAGTCAGGTTCGCAGCAATTTCGACGAACAGCTCGAATATGTTCTGACCGCGATGATCGCATCGGCGGAAATCGATCCGTTCGGCGATGTTTATTTCTACCGCAGCTTGGGAGACCAACGGTTTCTGGAGCCTAACAGCGGCTTTTATTGGCAGATCAGCGGCGGCGAAACCGAACCATGGCCATCACGCAGCCTATGGGATCGAACAATCGAGGTGAGGGGCGATCATTTCGACAATGATGCGCATTTTTATGATTCAGATCAATTTGCTGGTGAGCCGCTGAGGATCGCTGAGCGGACGATTATTCTTCCTGGTAGCGAAACACGTTGGACCTTTGCAGTTGCAAGCGCGACCGAAGAAATGGACGCTCAAATCCAGCAAGTGCGGGCGATATTGATCTGGAGTTTTCTGGTCCTCGGCCTTGGCTTGATTGCGATGGCGCTTTTGCAAATTCGGTATGGACTGCAGCCATTACGCCGTGTTCGTGCCGCAATTTCCCGCCTTAGGACGAGCGGAGAAAACCGGATTACAGAGCCTTTGCCCACAGAAGTGCAACCACTTGTGGAGGAGCTCAACGGGTTGCTCGAACATTCGGAGAAGCAGGCCGAAGAGGCGCGCACGCACGCTGGCAATCTAGCGCACGCGCTGAAGACGCCGCTTACGGTTCTCACTAACGCGGCCACCGCGCGATCGCCAGACCTCAACGAAGCGGTGTTCCGCGAAACGCGCACAATGCAGCGGCACGTCGACCACCACCTTGCGCGGGCGAGGGCGGTCGGACGCCGGGCTGTCGGTCATGCGCGAACGGATATTCGCGCCAGCGCCGAAGCCGTGCGCCGCGCAGTCGAGCGACTCTACCCAAGCGGACGGTTGGACATTGCGGGCAAGAAAGACACGATGGTCGCCATTGAGCGGCAGGATTTGGATGAGATCCTCGGCAATCTGATCGAGAACGCGGCGAAATATGGCGGCGGGAGTGTTTTCGTTACTATCGATACACAGCCGGATAACGCGGAATGCATAATCTGGGTCGAGGATGACGGCACCGGGATTCCTGAGGAAGAACGCGCCCGCATTTTTGATCGCGGTGCACGGCTGGACACGGGTAAACCCGGTACAGGCCTCGGCCTGGCTATTGTGCGCGATGTTGCCGAAATTTACGGCGGCGGAGTTACGCTTAGCGAGAGCGAGGACCTTGGTGGGTTGCTGGTGGAGCTTCGCCTGCCGAGGGCATAG
- a CDS encoding response regulator transcription factor yields the protein MRILIVEDEPTLGQQLKSTLEQNGYAVDLSTDGEDGHFLGSTEEYDACVLDLGLPEIDGLSVLGMWRKEGRDFPVLVLTARDSWSDKVAGLDAGADDYLAKPFQTEELIARLRALIRRASGNTSSELTAGNVRLDTRSGRVTLDGEPVKLTAQEYKLLSYLMHHKGKVVSRTELIEHIYDQDFDRDSNTIEVFVTRIRKKLGAEVITTIRGLGYSLDDPADAPRA from the coding sequence ATGCGCATCCTGATCGTCGAAGACGAGCCCACACTGGGCCAACAATTGAAATCTACGCTTGAGCAAAACGGCTATGCCGTGGACCTCTCGACCGATGGTGAAGACGGGCACTTCCTTGGCAGCACGGAAGAGTATGATGCCTGCGTCCTTGACTTGGGCTTGCCCGAAATTGACGGGCTTTCAGTGCTCGGCATGTGGCGCAAGGAGGGGCGCGATTTCCCGGTTCTCGTGCTGACGGCGCGAGACAGCTGGTCCGATAAAGTTGCCGGACTGGATGCAGGCGCGGATGACTATCTCGCCAAACCATTCCAGACCGAAGAGCTTATCGCCCGCCTGCGCGCGCTTATTCGCCGCGCTTCGGGTAACACATCTTCGGAGCTGACGGCTGGCAACGTCCGGCTGGATACACGCTCCGGCCGTGTCACATTGGATGGCGAGCCCGTGAAGCTGACCGCACAGGAATATAAGCTGTTGTCTTACCTGATGCATCACAAAGGCAAAGTGGTCAGTCGGACTGAGTTAATCGAACACATTTATGATCAGGACTTTGATCGCGATTCGAACACGATTGAAGTTTTTGTCACCCGTATCCGTAAGAAACTTGGCGCAGAGGTAATCACTACGATCCGTGGCCTCGGTTACAGCCTCGACGATCCCGCAGACGCTCCAAGAGCGTAA
- a CDS encoding PepSY domain-containing protein, with translation MKHLLGLAAAFALVSYGAVPATAAHNGMQEQSRSDQGQARKEMKAGNQLSLREIERRVLPRMRGSEYLGPAYDATARAYRLKFIKDGRVTYVDVDAKSGRIINRSR, from the coding sequence ATGAAACATCTTCTTGGTCTTGCTGCAGCGTTTGCGCTGGTATCTTACGGTGCCGTTCCCGCGACTGCTGCCCATAACGGCATGCAAGAGCAATCTCGCAGCGACCAGGGGCAGGCTCGCAAGGAAATGAAAGCGGGCAATCAGCTTTCACTGCGCGAGATTGAGCGCAGGGTTCTTCCGCGTATGCGTGGCAGCGAGTATCTCGGGCCGGCATATGATGCGACCGCCCGGGCATACCGCCTCAAATTCATCAAAGATGGCCGCGTTACATATGTTGATGTGGATGCCAAAAGCGGGCGGATCATAAACCGTTCAAGATAG
- a CDS encoding SIMPL domain-containing protein (The SIMPL domain is named for its presence in mouse protein SIMPL (signalling molecule that associates with mouse pelle-like kinase). Bacterial member BP26, from Brucella, was shown to assemble into a channel-like structure, while YggE from E. coli has been associated with resistance to oxidative stress.) has protein sequence MKFFTASAAAALAAMAVSPAAATNVEIEAEGPIIELTVSEQVKTAPDTVTIGAGVTSEARTAVEALRQNSVEMRQVIERIKSLGVDEKDIQTTGINLNARYDYNRNTQQQVFRGYQVSNRVNVKLRDIDETGRVLDALVSAGATDLNGPTFLIDDDTAAKDEARKRAIATAQQRAEAYAEMLGYDGVEVLSISEAISRSGPMPQMMARSGIAEESADASAPVQPGQVSTGVNITITYEMTSDDEE, from the coding sequence ATGAAATTCTTTACCGCATCCGCCGCTGCCGCTTTGGCAGCAATGGCCGTATCGCCTGCTGCCGCCACCAATGTTGAGATAGAGGCCGAAGGCCCCATCATCGAACTGACGGTTTCAGAGCAGGTCAAGACGGCACCTGACACTGTGACGATTGGAGCAGGCGTGACCAGTGAGGCTCGAACCGCTGTTGAAGCTCTAAGGCAAAACTCGGTTGAGATGCGCCAGGTGATTGAGCGGATCAAATCGCTGGGCGTTGATGAAAAAGACATTCAAACAACCGGCATCAATCTGAATGCGCGTTACGACTATAACCGTAACACACAGCAACAGGTTTTTCGCGGCTATCAGGTGTCCAATCGTGTGAACGTAAAGCTGCGCGATATCGATGAGACAGGACGGGTGCTCGACGCTCTTGTTAGTGCGGGTGCGACGGATTTGAACGGTCCGACATTTCTGATCGATGATGACACAGCGGCCAAGGATGAGGCACGCAAACGTGCCATTGCAACGGCCCAGCAACGCGCTGAAGCTTATGCCGAGATGCTCGGTTATGACGGAGTTGAGGTGCTTTCGATCAGTGAAGCGATAAGTCGCAGCGGCCCAATGCCTCAGATGATGGCACGCTCAGGAATTGCAGAGGAATCGGCAGATGCTTCCGCTCCAGTTCAGCCCGGACAGGTGAGCACCGGGGTCAACATCACAATCACATATGAAATGACGAGTGATGATGAGGAATAG
- a CDS encoding amidohydrolase family protein, with amino-acid sequence MLKTFLTAIAVTLALPVAAQTTMERVPDRPAGEGEGPFETLLIKGATMIDGTGAPPEGPVDIVVKNNRIASIIRGGGADIAADRTIEAGGMYVLPGFVDTHGHNGDPAKAPQPSYGFKLWLAHGVTTVRGVGFGWGPNDPSLSQKSRSAANTITAPRLFAYQVPGTVWDKGVADTPEKGREWVRWAKARGYDGIKFFNNETPPVMEAILDEADKLGLGSVAHLGQRGVSDVNARKAAELGMDGVTHFYGHFESLLDGSRLPQYPADYNYLDEQARFAWVARLADQVGEPGSEEWDDYIDYLIENDVTLSPTFNIYAASRDVMKARNLEWHDKYTLPSLMKFYAPSLTNHGSYYHDWTSEDEVAWRGFYRKWFDLTREFKDRGGRVTAGSDPGYIYQTWGFAYISELEMLREAGLTPLEVIRAATIDGAQEIYDSKGEIAPMGSIKVGQLADLVIVPENPLANLKVLYGTGHTRLNRETNSLETVGGVRWTIKDGIVFDAPKLLADVAQMVEEQKAAQQ; translated from the coding sequence ATGCTCAAGACGTTTCTGACCGCAATTGCCGTTACGCTTGCTCTGCCGGTGGCGGCGCAGACCACTATGGAACGTGTGCCAGATCGCCCAGCTGGCGAAGGCGAAGGGCCGTTCGAAACGCTCTTGATCAAAGGCGCGACCATGATCGATGGCACCGGCGCACCGCCTGAGGGACCAGTCGATATCGTTGTTAAAAATAACCGCATCGCGTCGATCATACGCGGCGGCGGAGCCGATATCGCAGCCGACCGCACTATCGAAGCAGGCGGCATGTATGTCCTCCCCGGTTTCGTCGATACGCATGGCCACAATGGTGATCCGGCGAAAGCGCCGCAGCCTTCCTATGGATTCAAACTGTGGCTTGCTCACGGCGTGACAACTGTTCGCGGCGTCGGATTTGGATGGGGGCCGAACGATCCCTCTCTCAGCCAGAAATCCCGCAGTGCTGCCAACACTATCACTGCTCCGCGATTGTTTGCCTATCAGGTGCCCGGCACGGTCTGGGACAAAGGCGTCGCCGACACTCCCGAGAAAGGGAGGGAGTGGGTCCGGTGGGCAAAGGCGCGCGGATATGACGGGATCAAGTTCTTCAACAATGAAACTCCGCCCGTAATGGAGGCGATCCTTGACGAAGCCGACAAGCTCGGCCTCGGCTCGGTCGCACACCTGGGCCAGCGCGGCGTTTCCGATGTGAATGCGCGCAAAGCCGCAGAGCTCGGCATGGATGGCGTAACCCACTTCTACGGTCATTTTGAAAGCCTGCTGGATGGCAGCCGTCTGCCGCAATATCCGGCGGACTATAACTACCTCGACGAACAGGCGCGCTTTGCGTGGGTGGCGCGGCTCGCCGATCAGGTCGGCGAACCGGGCAGCGAAGAATGGGATGACTACATCGATTATCTGATCGAGAATGACGTCACGCTTAGCCCGACATTCAATATCTACGCGGCGAGCCGTGATGTGATGAAAGCGCGCAATCTGGAATGGCATGACAAATACACGCTGCCATCGCTGATGAAGTTCTACGCGCCCAGCCTCACCAATCACGGCAGCTATTACCACGACTGGACCAGCGAAGATGAAGTCGCCTGGCGCGGGTTTTATCGCAAATGGTTCGATCTGACCCGGGAGTTCAAGGATCGCGGTGGACGCGTCACGGCGGGTTCTGACCCGGGCTATATCTATCAGACATGGGGTTTCGCCTACATCTCCGAGCTTGAGATGCTGCGCGAGGCTGGGCTTACGCCACTGGAAGTCATCCGCGCAGCGACAATTGATGGCGCTCAGGAAATCTACGATTCCAAAGGCGAAATTGCTCCGATGGGCTCCATCAAAGTCGGCCAGCTCGCCGACCTGGTGATTGTGCCCGAAAATCCGCTCGCCAACCTCAAGGTTCTCTATGGAACAGGCCACACCCGTCTGAACCGCGAGACGAACAGCCTCGAAACCGTAGGCGGCGTTCGCTGGACGATCAAAGACGGTATTGTGTTTGACGCACCCAAGCTGCTCGCGGATGTTGCGCAAATGGTTGAAGAACAGAAAGCCGCGCAGCAATAG
- a CDS encoding ATP-binding cassette domain-containing protein, whose protein sequence is MAQPPILSLEGLGLQQGGRWLFGGPHPGEGAEPIDLHVLPGDRLALIGRNGAGKTTLLKIVDDQIEMDRGIRRVKPGARVVFLEQDPDLSGFKTLMDFALSGDDAPAEHEVDSIAGQLGIEMDRETSTASGGEKRRAAIARALAQDPDLLLLDEPTNHLDLGAIDWLEDWLTRYKGAFITISHDRTFLKRLTRATLWLDRGTMRRKEVGFGGYEAWEEQVYAEEARAAEKLDAKLKLEAHWLERGVTARRKRNQGRLEKLGQMRAARAAMITDSGSAKLKLANDEDFKSKSVIVAEGITKSFDGRAIIKPFTLRIQNGDRIGIVGGNGAGKTTLLKMLTGELEPDSGKITRASTLSGVMIDQQRKLLEPTASVRDILAEGGDWIDVRGARKHVQAYLKDFLFDPKIVDTKVGILSGGERSRLLLAREFARTANLLVLDEPTNDLDLETLDLLQEVIADFDGTVLIVSHDRDFLDRTVTVTLGLDGSGSVDIVAGGYEDWEAKRSRRFVGKSKPSKPAPSPTPASSAPKSTKISYKDQRDYEILPQRIEELETAIAKGEEILADPDLYTSDPKRFATISKGIENARAEKDAAEERWLAIAEQIEG, encoded by the coding sequence ATGGCGCAACCACCAATCCTCAGCCTCGAAGGGCTCGGCCTGCAACAAGGCGGTCGCTGGCTGTTTGGCGGGCCACATCCCGGAGAAGGTGCAGAGCCGATTGATCTTCACGTGCTTCCCGGTGACCGGCTTGCGCTGATCGGGCGCAACGGTGCAGGCAAGACGACGCTGTTGAAGATCGTCGATGACCAGATCGAAATGGATCGGGGTATCCGGCGAGTAAAGCCAGGAGCGCGGGTCGTCTTTCTTGAACAGGACCCGGACCTCAGCGGGTTCAAAACGTTGATGGATTTCGCCCTTTCCGGCGATGATGCGCCTGCTGAGCATGAAGTGGACAGCATCGCAGGCCAACTCGGCATCGAAATGGACCGCGAAACCAGCACGGCCAGCGGCGGCGAGAAACGGCGTGCAGCAATTGCCCGTGCTCTTGCCCAAGATCCTGATTTGCTCCTGCTTGACGAGCCGACCAACCATCTCGATCTCGGCGCGATTGACTGGCTTGAAGACTGGCTGACCCGGTACAAGGGCGCGTTCATCACGATCAGCCACGACCGGACATTCCTGAAACGCCTTACCAGAGCGACGCTTTGGCTCGATCGGGGGACGATGCGCCGTAAGGAAGTCGGCTTTGGCGGATATGAAGCTTGGGAAGAGCAGGTATACGCAGAGGAGGCGCGCGCGGCTGAAAAGCTGGACGCGAAACTGAAGCTGGAGGCCCATTGGCTTGAGCGCGGCGTCACGGCGCGGCGCAAGCGCAACCAAGGGCGGCTCGAAAAGCTCGGGCAGATGCGCGCGGCCCGCGCAGCGATGATCACCGATAGCGGTTCGGCCAAGCTCAAGCTTGCGAATGATGAGGACTTCAAATCGAAATCCGTCATCGTCGCTGAAGGCATCACCAAAAGCTTTGATGGCCGCGCGATCATCAAACCTTTCACTCTGCGGATCCAGAATGGCGACCGCATCGGCATCGTCGGCGGCAATGGCGCTGGCAAAACGACGCTGCTCAAAATGCTCACCGGCGAACTGGAGCCGGACAGCGGGAAAATCACCCGCGCAAGCACGCTAAGCGGTGTCATGATCGACCAACAGCGCAAGCTGCTGGAGCCGACGGCAAGTGTGCGCGATATCCTTGCCGAAGGCGGCGACTGGATCGATGTACGCGGCGCGCGCAAACATGTTCAGGCATATCTCAAAGACTTTCTGTTCGACCCGAAAATCGTCGACACCAAGGTCGGAATCCTTTCCGGCGGTGAGCGTTCGCGCCTTCTTCTCGCCCGCGAATTTGCGCGCACAGCCAACTTGCTGGTGCTCGATGAACCGACCAACGATCTCGACCTCGAAACGCTCGACCTCCTGCAAGAAGTGATCGCCGATTTCGACGGCACCGTTCTGATCGTCAGCCACGATCGCGACTTCCTTGATCGCACCGTCACCGTCACTCTCGGCCTCGACGGATCGGGCAGCGTCGATATCGTTGCGGGCGGTTACGAGGATTGGGAGGCCAAACGATCCCGCCGCTTTGTCGGCAAATCCAAACCGAGCAAACCCGCGCCCTCACCCACCCCCGCTTCCTCGGCCCCGAAATCCACCAAGATTTCGTACAAGGATCAGCGTGACTACGAGATTCTGCCACAGCGGATCGAAGAGCTTGAAACCGCTATCGCAAAGGGTGAGGAAATCCTCGCTGACCCTGATCTTTACACCTCCGATCCAAAGCGGTTTGCGACCATTTCCAAAGGCATCGAAAACGCCCGAGCGGAAAAGGACGCCGCCGAAGAACGCTGGCTGGCCATCGCCGAACAGATCGAAGGATGA